One segment of Plasmodium vivax chromosome 14, whole genome shotgun sequence DNA contains the following:
- a CDS encoding transcription factor, putative (encoded by transcript PVX_122565A): MHKSQNVENKTVLVEEVVRDFDKNEVFEEITAKFTWEQDVERSWNLLVENNGILQHVSQENLEEKGKQKYKKNQVCALRKGIFRHIIILFDMSSSMKERDFKPDRINVVLECVENFLTHFFFKNPVGHVGVVALKNSSAKLIQPLTSNMEDITNALLKERSMGLQGSPSLQQGLEIAHDLLIDIPLYGTKEILIMYGSIRTCDKKNILNILNLIVKNNMHVNCVSIAPEMHILKHICEQTNGSYKICMTKNSLMNEMNNITETPLWMMGMEPQLIHICFPIKKKISTQIMCSCHNNLNTDTYICNFCNSYTCKIPSKCKVCGMHLISMHDLSHITNNLQGSPLFLEIKNEEKGPSVCVSCNKRLYDKVSQCSKCGNLFCLACDLYIHEDLNQCPFCLIQDT; the protein is encoded by the exons ATGCACAAGTCCCAAAACGTCGAAAATAAG ACCGTCCTAGTCGAAGAGGTTGTGCGCgattttgataaaaatgaagtttTCGAGGAGATAACGGCTAAGTTTACCTGGGAGCAAG ACGTCGAGCGATCATGGAACCTGCTGGTGGAAAACAACGGCATTCTGCAGCACGTGAGTCAGGAAAActtggaagaaaaaggcaaacagaAATATAAGAAGAATCAGGTCTGCGCTTTGAGGAAAGGAATATTCAG GCACATCATCATCCTGTTCGATATGTCCAGCAGCATGAAGGAGAGGGACTTCAAGCCCGACCGGATAAACGTCGTCCTCGAGTGTGTGGAG AACTTCCTGACGCACTTCTTCTTCAAGAACCCCGTGGGGCACGTCGGGGTGGTGGCCCTGAAGAACAGCTCCGCGAAATTAATCCAGCCGCTAACCTCCAACATGGAGGACATCACCAACGCGCTGCTAAAGGAGAGGAGCATGGGTCTGCAGGGATCTCCCTCCCTACAGCAGGGACTCGAAATTGCCCACGACTTGTTGATAGATATCCCCCTCTACGGGACGAAAGAAATTCTAATCATGTATGGCTCCATAAGAACAtgcgataaaaaaaacattctaAACATTCTAAACctaatagtaaaaaataatatgcatGTAAACTGCGTGTCGATAGCCCCAGAAATGCATATCCTAAAGCACATATGTGAGCAGACAAATGGATCCTACAAAATCTGTATGACGAAAAATTCCCTGATGAATGAAATGAATAACATCACGGAGACCCCCCTGTGGATGATGGGAATGGAGCCGCAACTCATTCATATATGTTTTCccataaagaaaaaaatcagcaCCCAAATCATGTGCTCCTGTCATAACAACTTAAATACAGATACTTATATTTGCAACTTTTGCAATAGCTACACGTGCAAGATACCATCCAAATGTAAAGTCTGTGGGATGCACCTGATTTCGATGCACGACTTGTCTCATATTACGAATAACCTTCAGGGGTCTCCACTTTTTctagaaattaaaaatgaggagaaggggCCCAGCGTGTGCGTCTCCTGCAACAAGCGCCTCTACGATAAGGTCTCTCAGTGCTCCAAGTGCGGGAACCTCTTCTGCCTCGCCTGCGACTTGTACATTCACGAAGATCTCAACCAGTGCCCCTTCTGCCTGATCCAGGACACGTGA
- a CDS encoding hypothetical protein, conserved (encoded by transcript PVX_122570A), translating into MAGTLNLNELKDEPILFYENALSYVFSNARDDHKKDIPTCVIYPNETIKIGFPIYSIKNINKNENVINDTDVQTNRFNEEPLITYASESKHIYPLRVKVYYSVLYMLIISQLFAMIFFKDNINRTTTGEINGGQIFIFLFMALSHILLILSKFRKIKPYVFDVYTSLSLFFFILSILTINCFSSSVISLLQFFIFFLHAKIDYYVMPHSCVVPP; encoded by the exons ATGGCAGGAACgttaaatttaaatgaacTGAAAGACGagcccattttattttacgaaaatgcATTAAGCTatgttttttcaaatgcaAGGGATGACCACAAGAAGGATATCCCAACCTGTGTGATATACCCAAATGAGACAATCAAAATTGGCTTCCCCATATattctataaaaaatattaacaaaaatgaaaatgttataaaCGATACAGATGTGCAAACCAACAGGTTCAACGAAGAACCCCTGATTACTTATGCATCTGAGTCGAAGCATATTTACCCCCTGCGAGTGAAGGTATACTACAGCGTCCTCTACATGTTAATAATTTCCCAGCTGTTTGCCATGATCTTTTTTAAAG acaACATAAACCGCACCACCACGGGAGAAATAAACGGAGGGCAGATCTTCATATTTCTCTTCATGGCCCTCTCACACATTCTGCTGATACTGTCGAAGTTTCGCAAAATCAAGCCCTACGTGTTTGACGTGTACACTTCActcagtttatttttttttattttgtccaTCCTAACAATAAATTGTTTTAGTAGCTCTGTGATTTCCCTCTTGcagttcttcattttctttttgcatgCCAAGATTGATTACTACGTGATGCCCCACTCGTGCGTCGTCCCCCCGTGA
- a CDS encoding serine/threonine-protein kinase, putative (encoded by transcript PVX_122575A), with protein sequence MHLGRAKNAEEDSLSKGEYKQVYLCLGRSEGNDAVKIDISYDNNIHDVLQLGREKYSTQGEYITDSCGNVIHSIRDIIDGDTLYLKDGREKLLPIQGKLKNNFIVNDYIVQKRIGSGGFGIVFQGIHIQTKQKVALKFIPKSNFLDVTDVHRVFIEIQTLRGLIHNNIIKMYDVNHFENHVCLIMEYAINGDLKNYILKNNGYLSEKEAHDLFVQIIRGVYYCHSKHIVHRDLKLENILLDKNMTCKIADFGLSDFVNVDQNIKTEAGTKAYIAPEIIFNQTINYSVFKLDIWSLGILLYIMTQGFPPFKYVEDDIKYFDSSTLNYPNDISDDLKNLISLMLNVDPNKRPIIVEILNHRWFGSFAQAG encoded by the coding sequence ATGCACCTGGGGCGCGCGAAGAACGCCGAGGAGGACTCCCTGAGCAAGGGGGAGTACAAGCAGGTGTACCTGTGCCTGGGGCGCAGCGAGGGCAACGACGCAGTCAAAATAGACATCAGCTACGACAACAACATCCACGACGTTCTGCAGCTCGGCAGAGAAAAGTACAGCACACAGGGAGAGTACATAACAGATTCATGCGGAAATGTAATACACTCCATTAGAGATATAATCGACGGAGATACACTCTACCTAAAGGATGGAAGAGAGAAGCTGCTACCCATCCAGGGTAAGCTCAAAAATAACTTCATAGTAAATGATTACATCGTACAAAAGAGAATAGGTTCAGGTGGGTTCGGAATCGTCTTCCAAGGTATACACATACAGACCAAGCAAAAAGTCGCCTTGAAATTTATCCCAAAAAGTAACTTCCTAGATGTAACAGATGTACATAGAGTCTTCATAGAAATACAAACCTTAAGAGGACTCATTCATAATAacatcataaaaatgtatgacGTGAATCACTTTGAAAATCACGTCTGTCTAATTATGGAGTATGCCATCAATGGagacttaaaaaattatatcctGAAGAATAATGGCTACCTATCCGAGAAGGAAGCTCACGATCTCTTCGTTCAAATAATTAGAGGAGTGTACTACTGCCATTCGAAGCATATTGTCCATCGGGATttaaaattggaaaatattttactcGATAAAAATATGACCTGCAAAATTGCAGATTTCGGATTGTCTGACTTTGTTAATGTAGATCAAAATATTAAAACGGAGGCAGGCACAAAGGCTTATATCGCTCcggaaattattttcaacCAAACCATCAACTACTCCGTCTTCAAACTGGACATCTGGAGCCTCGGCATTCTCCTCTACATCATGACGCAGGGGTTCCCTCCTTTTAAATACGTGGAAGATGACATAAAGTACTTTGACAGCAGCACGCTCAACTACCCGAATGACATTTCAGACGACTTGAAAAATTTGATTTCCCTCATGCTCAACGTAGATCCTAATAAGCGCCCCATCATCGTCGAGATACTCAACCACCGCTGGTTTGGCAGCTTCGCCCAGGCGGGGTag
- a CDS encoding hypothetical protein, conserved (encoded by transcript PVX_122580A), with amino-acid sequence MYLLKKRLELNHAGRITSVALLRHPPRRAFKIRVKNFAYARSIYECSTLQDVKHSDSSQGVNVRGTLPPKFPPHGRDASSMYNENLRGVFFSNSMDDVKDYFDNNFNEMKNHEYVYLLFKMYEIIFSNFYKTYESSDILRLDNPQFRFMTLHQYVDDWVGRYNRSSRKRGVAAEGENEILFYENGEQNGTCDKMFESEGGSSPSSGVCHKTGKEHPPWEDSERLKGAKREMYLIEEHTYEEDTSQLDGAANHPPSSYYTPQVNLNTLMEIHLNYVQYMEKLNIKESTWKDFVSSFMVRKYEELYRNVLNVIYKKIFFFSCKDVINYLYVTKRINLLSIREVSVLAENVILQNVKYLDEDSLVRVGYIYLNNSNKQKNIHHIGRYGSKNFLETYLSLVQMKVKSMSTENFVKILEYVSSNNYKHVQIFRDLKGEVYKRYNSLTKEQVVKLFFLYSQNVNAADDVLMRNFVRAINGMFAPEGGADAAAEGRCQERQLDELDKVDKEDMVDNSGRPAGGIPLSVLLNGIWASAKYFKDYPFLLIKSEKVILENINHFSASTVSMLIWAYSTVEGKNPQVRFSSGLYFQLKERALELHREMTPKQLSNSVLGLAITVGRTVSWDGRVDTELHEVVEGYLLHMGGVENRVSSVGGQPKARTAEGTFLNLFTSEDLSNLCYAYSLVRSGSRELHSLIQSAILKKQSDLSPQQIAKIAYAYGNMHFYASYTLLSSLQYEILQRMHQFSHHEVCDILWCYCVNRFFDATFWKCMLRAIDMEKLGDFRCCLLYSCLSYVNLIDPSILDSYNTLRVFHLVGEHYWRFQGEEYLHGFAEDVVEAMCRENALVGGGSGGQEEKEETGETEQKLGQEADPPTRGRQRGHPFECVKKAYDYEGFLIDIYFEHMGRRYAVFLYSALNTSSSGYPLGESVLKARYLRRKNIRTVHLLHSIWSECRGSRIELLYAQL; translated from the coding sequence ATGTACCTGCTGAAAAAACGGCTGGAACTGAACCATGCGGGGCGGATAACCAGTGTAGCCTTGCTGAggcaccccccccgcagagcaTTCAAAATAAGGGTGAAGAATTTCGCATACGCAAGAAGCATATACGAATGCAGCACTTTGCAAGATGTGAAGCATAGTGATAGTTCCCAGGGTGTAAATGTAAGGGGAACCTTGCCACCGAagttccccccccatgggagGGATGCCAGTAGTATGTACAATGAGAATCTACGGGGTGTATTCTTTTCCAACAGCATGGATGACGTGAAAGACTATTTTGATAACAATTTtaacgaaatgaaaaatcaCGAATATGTGTATTTGCTgtttaaaatgtatgaaattattttttctaatttttacaaaacgtACGAATCTTCCGACATTTTGAGGCTGGACAATCCGCAGTTCAGATTTATGACCCTTCACCAGTACGTAGATGACTGGGTAGGGAGGTACAACCGTAGCAGTCGCAAGAGGGGTGTAGcagcagaaggggaaaatgaaattctattttacgaaaatggTGAGCAAAATGGTACTTGTGATAAAATGTTTGAGAGCGAGGGGGGCAGCAGTCCGTCCAGCGGGGTATGCCATAAAACGGGTAAGGAACATCCCCCGTGGGAGGATTCTGAACGGTTGAAGGGGGCGAAGAGGGAAATGTACCTTATAGAGGAGCACACCTATGAAGAAGACACTTCCCAGCTAGACGGAGCGGCTAACCACCCCCCGAGCAGTTACTACACCCCCCAGGTTAACCTTAACACCCTGATGGAGATACACCTCAACTACGTGCAGTacatggaaaaattaaacatcAAGGAGAGCACATGGAAAGACTTCGTTTCATCCTTCATGGTAAGGAAGTACGAAGAGCTGTACAGAAATGTGCTAAAcgtaatttataaaaagattttttttttttcctgcaaaGATGTTATTAACTACCTGTATGTAACGAAACGGATCAACCTCCTGTCCATAAGGGAAGTCAGCGTGTTAGCGGAAAAcgtcattttgcaaaatgtgaagTACCTGGATGAGGACTCCCTAGTGAGAGTAGGCTACATATATTTGAACAACTCCAACAAGCAGAAAAACATCCATCATATAGGCAGATATGGTAGTAAAAACTTTTTAGAAACTTACCTAAGCTTAGTCCAGATGAAGGTAAAATCAATGAGTACtgaaaattttgtgaaaatccTCGAGTACGTAAGTAGCAACAATTACAAGCATGTTCAGATTTTTAGAGACCTCAAAGGTGAAGTGTACAAGAGGTACAATAGCCTGACGAAGGAGCAGGTGGTGAAGCTCTTCTTTTTGTACTCCCAAAATGTGAATGCGGCTGACGATGTTTTGATGCGCAACTTTGTGAGGGCCATAAATGGTATGTTTGCCCCAGAGGGGGGTGCAGATGCCGCCGCGGAGGGGCGTTGCCAGGAGCGCCAGTTGGACGAGTTGGACAAGGTGGATAAGGAAGACATGGTGGACAACTCGGGCCGGCCCGCGGGGGGCATCCCCCTGTCGGTGCTGCTGAACGGAATATGGGCAAGCGCCAAGTATTTCAAGGACTACCCCTTCTTGCTGATAAAGAGCGAAAAGGtaattttggaaaacatCAACCACTTTAGCGCCAGCACTGTTAGCATGCTCATTTGGGCGTACAGCACGGTCGAAGGGAAGAACCCCCAAGTGCGGTTCAGCAGCGGGTTATATTTCCAGTTGAAGGAGAGGGCCCTGGAGTTGCATCGGGAAATGACTCCCAAGCAGCTGTCCAACAGTGTGCTTGGGTTGGCGATCACCGTTGGGCGGACGGTCAGTTGGGATGGGCGAGTGGACACAGAACTGCATGAGGTGGTTGAGGGGTACCTGCTACACATGGGGGGGGTCGAAAACAGGGTTAGCAGCGTAGGGGGCCAGCCAAAAGCTCGCACCGCAGAGGGGACCTTCCTAAACCTCTTCACATCGGAAGATTTGTCAAACCTGTGTTATGCCTACTCGCTTGTTCGGAGCGGCAGCAGAGAACTGCACAGTCTGATCCAGTCAGCCATACTGAAGAAGCAGAGTGACTTGTCCCCCCAGCAGATAGCCAAAATAGCGTACGCCTATGGAAATATGCACTTCTACGCGTCGTACACTTTGCTGAGTTCATTACAGTATGAAATTTTGCAAAGGATGCACCAGTTTTCTCACCACGAAGTGTGTGACATCTTATGGTGCTACTGTGTGAATAGATTTTTCGACGCCACTTTTTGGAAATGCATGTTGCGTGCAATTGATATGGAGAAGTTGGGGGACTTTCGTTGCTGTCTGTTGTACTCCTGTCTGTCTTATGTCAATCTGATCGACCCGTCCATCCTAGATTCGTACAACACGCTGCGAGTGTTTCACTTGGTAGGTGAACACTACTGGCGATTTCAGGGTGAGGAGTATTTGCACGGGTTCGCGGAGGACGTGGTGGAGGCGATGTGCAGGGAGAATGCCTtggtgggggggggaagtggaggacaggaagagaaggaggagacGGGGGAGACGGAGCAGAAGCTAGGACAAGAGGCAGACCCCCCCACACGTGGACGCCAGCGGGGTCACCCCTTCGAATGTGTTAAGAAGGCATACGATTATGAAGGCTTCCTAATTGACATTTACTTTGAGCACATGGGTAGGCGATATGCCGTGTTTCTGTACAGCGCACTGAACACAAGCTCGAGTGGGTACCCCCTGGGGGAGAGCGTGCTGAAGGCTCGGTActtgaggaggaagaacatCAGGACGGTTCACTTGCTTCACAGCATATGGAGCGAGTGCCGCGGGAGTCGAATCGAGTTGCTCTACGCGCAGTTGTGA
- a CDS encoding hypothetical protein, conserved (encoded by transcript PVX_122585A) encodes MENYSYGSGAGKMIPSEQRLSNVPSKNAYEQSGSTSLRDGTNLLDDTNLRNPKDHAAYNLYEHPGGINLADQNGYALEETTPYYGHGEVNTTPSMNLYHGGDMYVGSANDSKDMMAKPNNTFNVAGAIPSKRAPNYDYINPALNLHQGSYYSPYQVSNNFIPGSENGKYQLKSEMDGGGYVLPEMSTKMSTQMSNSYVVNVNSSSNVNGKIGLNGINGYIDPDSYTNLYEHGGGNNSVPMMSGIASATHPSGVGHLNYDLLMQNYHAPLCNNVNSVSSVSSAQNLVSMGYLGGLDGSPVQAQPYGASYGEAHFGDPYLEGAHFEGAHFGGAHFEPLPKEFPLLYDNHKGADLIDEREGKFSKLRSNTHAEGSHTHKHPPEQLQAILCLQKLEEIPTPFLNLKDIKYSVSVYFNSYDDILQKYQSQFYNCKLNESNTYADCDLKNEIIKLPFNNEEFIYLKVIETSVYKTEVTGRLQLKVKSLSQEYPLRIPIIGDDGNSKGFLIMNFFITSSYYDVKNDLLITDLASLPSRAKSTRIRRKNNGFHFFENFTKWCCEITDHHMN; translated from the exons ATGGAGAATTATTCGTACGGCTCTGGGGCAGGGAAAATGATACCGTCAGAACAGAGACTCAGCAACGTA CCAAGCAAGAACGCGTATGAGCAGAGCGGCAGCACGAGCCTGCGCGATGGGACGAACCTGCTCGACGACACAAACCTGCGCAACCCCAAGGACCACGCCGCTTACAATTTGTACGAACACCCTGGGGGGATTAACCTCGCGGACCAGAATGGGTACGCCCTAGAGGAGACTACTCCCTACTACGGCCATGGAGAAGTAAACACCACCCCCTCGATGAATCTATACCACGGTGGAGACATGTACGTAGGAAGTGCCAACGACAGTAAAGACATGATGGCAAAGCCAAATAACACCTTCAATGTGGCAGGAGCTATACCATCTAAAAGGGCACCAAATTATGACTATATAAATCCTGCGCTAAATCTCCACCAAGGGAGTTACTATAGCCCATACCAAGTGAGTAACAACTTTATCCCCGGCAGCGAAAATGGGAAGTACCAACTGAAGAGCGAAATGGATGGGGGGGGGTATGTACTTCCGGAGATGAGCACAAAGATGAGCACACAGATGAGTAACTCCTACGTGGTGAACGTAAACAGTAGCAGCAATGTGAATGGCAAAATTGGGCTCAATGGCATTAATGGCTATATCGATCCAGACAGCTACACCAATTTGTATGAACACGGGGGCGGAAATAATAGTGTGCCCATGATGAGTGGCATCGCCAGCGCCACACACCCCAGTGGAGTGGGCCACCTAAATTATGATCTGCTCATGCAGAACTACCACGCGCCGTTGTGCAATAATGTAAACAGTGTGAGCAGCGTGAGCAGCGCCCAGAACCTGGTCAGCATGGGTTACCTGGGCGGTTTGGACGGTTCCCCTGTGCAGGCCCAGCCGTACGGCGCGAGTTATGGGGAGGCCCATTTTGGAGATCCCTATTTAGAGGGAGCCCATTTTGAAGGTGCCCATTTTGGGGGTGCCCATTTTGAGCCGCTCCCCAAGGAGTTCCCCCTCCTGTATGACAACCACAAAGGAGCGGACCTGATAGACGAGCGGGAGGGGAAATTCTCAAAGCTTAGAAGCAACACCCACGCAGAGGGCAGCCATACCCACAAACACCCTCCAGAACAGTTGCAGGCAATACTCTGTCTACAAAAGCTGGAGGAAATTCCCACCCCTTTTCTGAACCTCAAAGACATAAAATATTCCGTGAGCGTTTACTTCAATTCATATGATGATATTCTGCAAAAGTACCAGTCCCAATTTTACAACTGTAAGTTGAACGAATCGAATACGTATGCAGATTGTGACTTGAAAAACGAAATCATAAAATTGCCCTTTAACAATGAGGAGTTCATTTACCTAAAGGTGATAGAGACGTCAGTGTACAAAACGGAAGTGACGGGTCGGCTGCAGCTAAAGGTGAAGTCTCTTTCGCAGGAATATCCATTGAGGATCCCTATAATAGGAGATGATGGGAATTCCAAAggatttttaattatgaatttttttatcacttcaTCTTACTatgatgtaaaaaatgacttGCTCATAACTGACCTGGCGAGTTTGCCAAGTCGGGCCAAGTCTACAAGgataaggagaaaaaataatggcttccactttttcgaAAACTTCACCAAGTGGTGTTGCGAAATAACGGATCATCACATGAACTAG
- a CDS encoding WD domain, G-beta repeat domain containing protein (encoded by transcript PVX_122590A), which yields MHVGEDSLLADFFVWMVRQKDCPFWPFRRFGRIARFHTATPQQRQTKKPTQNLHNLKLVDTFFLQRSYIDCAIIVHGPNNEIYLFTSISPYTINVWIFVPGEGSKELDIKHLKKIEFQLTPDEEEYGEDKLKGNKKMMMKKKKKRVLSLLYAEECIFAGLDNGLIKIMHLPSSDSSTLYAHTDAIYSIVCIDGIIISSSINGEVKFWKYQESYLSFVTIKKIETKTKIFKMIEIISSKCASGNINSNANMEENKFGRTLWVCGDNITIINLLNLEIVNVVKCKYGSVVSVMQYEANVITAMSDGKILAFSLKGDNHFEMNTLPIFCMAGLTNHKNVPILIYGSTKALYTFSLPEFNPYGYLKDRESMTLKFNINDPDFILQLSGPYFIVLFSNAGNAKVWKWESKD from the exons ATGCACGTTGGTGAAGATAGTTTGTTGGCCGATTTTTTCGTGTGGATGGTTCGGCAGAAAGATTGCCCGTTTTGGCCTTTTCGCCGTTTTGGCCGTATCGCCCGTTTTCACACCGCCACCCCACAGCAGAGGCAGACGAAGAAGCCGACGCA AAATTTGCACAATTTAAAACTAGTCGACACGTTTTTCCTGCAAAGGTCCTACATCGACTGCGCCATAATCGTGCACGGGCCGAACAACGAGATATACCTCTTCACGTCCATCTCGCCGTACACCATCAACGTGTGGATCTTCGTGCCCGGCGAAGGATCGAAGGAGCTGGACATAaagcatttgaaaaaaatagagttTCAGTTAACCCCAGATGAAGAGGAATACGGAGAGGATAAATTGAaaggcaataaaaaaatgatgatgaagaagaagaagaagagggtaTTATCTTTACTCTACGCGGAAGAGTGCATTTTCGCAGGGTTAGATAACGGACTCATCAAAATAATGCACCTTCCTTCTTCCGATTCCTCTACACTGTACGCACACACAGATGCCATATACAGCATCGTGTGCATCGATGGGATTATCATTTCGTCCAGCATAAATGGGGAAGTGAAATTTTGGAAGTACCAGGAGTCGTACCTCAGCTTCGTGACCATAAAGAAAATCGAAACGAAAACGAAGATCTTTAAAATGATAGAAATTATTTCTTCCAAATGTGCCTCAGGCAATATTAATAGCAACGCTAATatggaggaaaataaattcgGCAGGACGTTGTGGGTATGTGGGGACAACATAACGATTATAAATCTCCTAAATTTGGAGATAGTCAACGTGGTGAAATGTAAATATGGTAGTGTCGTTTCGGTGATGCAGTACGAAGCTAACGTGATTACGGCCATGAGTGATGGGAAGATCTTGGCCTTCAGTCTGAAAGGGGATAACCATTTTGAAATGAACACTCTACCCATTTTCTGCATGGCCGGTTTGACTAACCACAAGAATGTGCCTATACTTATCTACGGCTCCACCAAAGCGCTGTACACTTTTTCCCTCCCCGAGTTTAACCCGTATGGCTATTTGAAGGACCGCGAGTCGATGACTCTGAAATTTAATATCAACGACCCGGACTTTATCCTGCAGCTTTCCGGCCCCTACTTCATCGTGCTCTTTTCCAACG ctgGCAACGCGAAAGTGTGGAAATGGGAGTCAAAGGATTAA
- a CDS encoding hypothetical protein, conserved (encoded by transcript PVX_122595A) produces MRGNYLRDGYKNQYRYANGSDGNNKMQNNYNNRRNFYQKKNPNKDRDKGITFCPHYTLRGLCRFSDDCK; encoded by the exons ATGAGGGGCAACTATCTCCGAGATGGGTATAAAAATCAGTACCGATACGCAAATG gaTCAGATGGGAACaacaaaatgcaaaacaacTATAACAATAGGAGGAATTtttatcagaaaaaaaatccgaaCAAAGACAGAGATAAAGGAATAACCTTCTGCCCTCACTACACTCTAAGGG GATTATGCCGTTTTTCGGACGACTGCAAGTAA